In Sphingobacteriales bacterium, one DNA window encodes the following:
- a CDS encoding DUF4199 domain-containing protein: protein MSGIIIKYGIIGGLIAIVGTLVSYTLSDILFQKLLLNSLIQLIFFALQIYVAVRAIREIRSINGGMITFKDSFASSLGVLFILSVISIAFSLLLFNVIDKNYAEKTKLAVMESMEQRFEKYPIDEDKKLEILESYEKRDFSFTPAKAGKSLGTITGISIIIALIIAWSIKKDISVEPENA from the coding sequence ATGTCAGGAATTATTATCAAGTATGGAATAATCGGTGGATTGATTGCTATTGTCGGTACCCTGGTTTCATATACCCTCTCCGACATTCTATTTCAAAAACTACTGCTAAACTCACTCATTCAACTGATATTCTTTGCATTGCAGATTTATGTGGCCGTCAGGGCAATCAGAGAAATCAGGAGTATTAATGGTGGAATGATAACCTTTAAAGACAGCTTTGCATCTTCATTGGGGGTTTTGTTTATTTTGTCTGTCATTTCAATTGCTTTTTCCTTACTGCTTTTTAATGTGATTGATAAGAATTATGCTGAAAAAACAAAACTGGCCGTAATGGAAAGCATGGAACAGCGTTTTGAAAAATATCCGATAGACGAAGACAAAAAGCTTGAAATACTTGAATCTTACGAAAAACGAGATTTCAGTTTTACACCTGCAAAAGCAGGGAAAAGCCTTGGAACCATTACGGGTATTAGCATCATCATTGCGTTGATTATTGCATGGAGCATCAAAA